The Streptomyces sp. NBC_00576 genome contains the following window.
TCGCTCATGGCCGGGACGTAGGCGCCCCCCGCGGTGCACGATCCGAGCACGGCGGCGATCTGCGGAATCCCGGCGCCGGACATCCGCGCCTGGTTGAAGAAGATCCGCCCGAAGTGGTCACGGTCGGGGAAGACCTCGTCCTGCATGGGGAGGAAGGCGCCCCCGGAGTCCACCAGGTAGATGCACGGAAGCCGGTTGTCGAGGGCGATCTCCTGCGCGCGCAGATGCTTCTTGACGGTCATCGGGTAGTACGTGCCGCCCTTGACGGTGGCGTCATTGGCGACGATCACGCACTCCCGCCCGCTGACCCGCCCGATTCCGGCGATGACACCAGCGGCGGGCGCCTGTCCCTCGTACATCCCGTCGGCGGCAAGGGGGGCGAGTTCGAGGAAGGGAGACCCTGGATCGAGGAGCCGGTCGACCCGCTCCCGCGGAAGCAGCTTCCCGCGCGCGGTGTGCCTCTCCCGGGCCTTCTCGCCCCCGCCCAGCCGGGCCGCGGCCAGCTTGTCCTGCAGTTCCCCGACCAGCGCGCGGTGAGCCGCCTCGTTGGCCCGCCAGGCCTCCGACGCGGGGTCCGACGCGCTGTGCAGCTCCGGTGCCTCCTGCATCCTGCGGTCCCCTCACCCAGTGGTTCGTCCGGTGGCCATCCCGTGGTCGACCAGCGGACGACGGGTTAATGAGCGTTAACCCACTCCCTTCAGGTTAACGACCGCTAACCTCCGTGTCTAGAATCATTTGCATGGCCACGAGAACCGACGCCCCGACCCGCCGCGAACAGATCCTCAAGGAGGCCGCGAGGCTCTTCGCCGAGCGCGGTTTCCATGGCGTGGGCGTGGACGAGATAGGGGCGGCCGTGGGCATCAGCGGCCCCGGCCTCTACCGCCACTTCCCGGGCAAGGACGCGATGCTCGCCGAGCTGCTGGTGGGCATCAGCGGCCAGCTCCTCACCGGCGGCAAACGGCGCGTGTCGGAGGCCCACGGGGACCCTGAGGCGCTCCTCGACTCCCTCATCGAGGGCCACATCGACTTCGCCCTCGACGACCGCCCCCTGATCACCCTCCACGACCGCGAACTGGACCGTCTGCGCGACAGTGACCGCAAGCTGGTGCGCCAGCTCCAGCGCCAGTACGTCGAGCTGTGGGTGGAGGTGGTCCGGGAGGTCTACCCGGAGCTGACGGAACCGACCGCCCGCTCGGCCGTCCACTCCGTCTTCGGCCTCCTGAACTCGACCCCGCACCTGGGCCGCCCGGGAGCACTGCCGGGCCGGGGTGTGACGGCGGCCTTGCTGCACCGGATGGCCCGTGGAGCGTTCGCGGCAGTAGGAGAGTGATGAGCGTTACGGGGCAACTACCCTGGACGGGGCTTCGTACTGGCCGGTACGGTTGATCTGAGCAAGCGCTTAGGTGTTCGAGTCGAGGAGGCGGCGGTGCGCCGTACTGTGTTCAATGAGGATCACGAGGCGTTCCGGGAGACCCTTCGCGCCTTCATCGAGGCCGAGGTCGTTCCCGTCTACGACGAGTGGTTCGCGGCCGGCCAGGCGCCGCGCGACTTCTACTACAAGCTCGCCGAGCTGGGCGTCTTCGGCATCCGCGTCGACGAGGAGTACGGCGGCGCCGGCATCGACTCGTACAAGTTCGAGGCCGTCCTCTACGAAGAGACCGCGCGCGCGGGTGTGTCCTTCGGTGGCTCCGGTGTGCACGTACTGCTCGGCCTGCCGTACATAAAGATGCTCGCCAACGACGAGCAGAAGAAGAAGTTCCTGCCGAAGTTCGTCTCCGGTGAGGAGATGTGGGCGATCGCGATGACCGAGCCGGGCACCGGCTCCGACCTCGCGGGCATGAAGACCACCGCCAAGCTCAGCGAGGACGGCACGCACTACGTCCTCAACGGCTCCAAGACCTTCATCACCGGTGGCGTGCACGCCGACCGCATGATCGTCTGCGCCCGCACCGACGCGCCCAGCGCCGAGGACCGCCGCCACGGCATCTCCCTCTTCGTCGTGGACACCAAGGCGGAGGGCTACTCCGTCGGCCGCAAGCTGGACAAGCTCGGCCTCAAGACCTCCGACACCGCCGAACTGGCGTTCGTCGACGTCAAGGTGCCCGTCGAGGACCTCCTCGGTGAGGAGAACAAGGGCTTCTACTACCTCGGCCACAACCTCGCCTCCGAGCGCTGGGGCATCGCCTACGGCGCGTACGCGCAGGCCAAGGCGGCCGTCCGGTTCGCCCAGCAGTACGTCCAGGACCGCGTCGTCTTCGGCCAGCCGGTCGCCGCCTTCCAGAACACCAAGTTCGAGCTGGCCGCCTGCAAGGCCGAGGTGGACGCCGCCGAGGCCGTCGCCGACCGCGCCACCGAGGCGCTGGACGCGGGCGAGCTGACCCCGGCCGAGGCCGCCAGCGCCAAGCTGTTCTGCACCGAGGTCGCGCACCGCGTCATCGACCGCTGCCTCCAGCTGCACGGCGGCTACGGCTTCATGAACGAGTACCCGATCGCCCGCCTGTACGCCGACAACCGCGTCAACCGTATCTACGGCGGCACCAGCGAGATCATGAAGTCGATCATC
Protein-coding sequences here:
- a CDS encoding SACE_7040 family transcriptional regulator translates to MATRTDAPTRREQILKEAARLFAERGFHGVGVDEIGAAVGISGPGLYRHFPGKDAMLAELLVGISGQLLTGGKRRVSEAHGDPEALLDSLIEGHIDFALDDRPLITLHDRELDRLRDSDRKLVRQLQRQYVELWVEVVREVYPELTEPTARSAVHSVFGLLNSTPHLGRPGALPGRGVTAALLHRMARGAFAAVGE
- a CDS encoding acyl-CoA dehydrogenase family protein codes for the protein MRRTVFNEDHEAFRETLRAFIEAEVVPVYDEWFAAGQAPRDFYYKLAELGVFGIRVDEEYGGAGIDSYKFEAVLYEETARAGVSFGGSGVHVLLGLPYIKMLANDEQKKKFLPKFVSGEEMWAIAMTEPGTGSDLAGMKTTAKLSEDGTHYVLNGSKTFITGGVHADRMIVCARTDAPSAEDRRHGISLFVVDTKAEGYSVGRKLDKLGLKTSDTAELAFVDVKVPVEDLLGEENKGFYYLGHNLASERWGIAYGAYAQAKAAVRFAQQYVQDRVVFGQPVAAFQNTKFELAACKAEVDAAEAVADRATEALDAGELTPAEAASAKLFCTEVAHRVIDRCLQLHGGYGFMNEYPIARLYADNRVNRIYGGTSEIMKSIIAKDMGL